A window from Sceloporus undulatus isolate JIND9_A2432 ecotype Alabama chromosome 8, SceUnd_v1.1, whole genome shotgun sequence encodes these proteins:
- the ZC3H7A gene encoding zinc finger CCCH domain-containing protein 7A isoform X1: MSNVSVDRSARLQEIRKGLQFIQSTLPYPGTHEQYEVFIRELVKNLFNEGNDAYREGNWEGSLSHYSEALNIADYASSEGIHISNEILEKLRVNRIVCYSKKGQHDRVLEDCGVVLKLNENNFRALYRKSKALKELGRYKEAYDAVAKCSLAVPQDESVIKLTQELAQKLGLKIRKAYVRAKPSPNPISGEASSKVSHTSIEDIESDFSGWKEKGLSSSSSPTPSSFAPELPGNLAALPSVSLAGLSAEKGCLSAPSLANGGPFPLPEGCLDCGDGDDILGDEIDELLDSVSDPGESIMSSTVVRGALPTAAITPSIPFSAPLLGTLSVGPGFVSAGSYSEMYSSQPLVSVLDTFCSSLSSFSIGDSKRDITSSLSRDVSSALNSSSPLRLMNGPTSLFGSENYIGISSPPRNDYSSVFDGGLANAPMSTTTPLVAWNPLEATHELRQACQTCFVKKDLKLWEYTYNPTLEHLCKKDILIGKIKNSEDKSWKKIRPRPTKTQYVGPYYICKDVAAGEECRYSGHCTFAYCQEEIDVWTLERKGAFSREALFEGNGEISLTVSRLLQEHHGLFMFLCEKCFEHKPRIISKRNKDNSSTCSHPAMHDFEDNKCLVHILRETTVKYSKIRPFHSQSQLDLCRHEVRYGCSRDDECFYAHSLVELQVWMMQNKTGISHEAIVQESKKYWQNMESNALGAQILSNQAKHGSLNLKMKFVCAQCWRNGQVSEPDKNKKYCSAKARHPWTKDRRVMLVMSNERKKWNTIRPLPTKKQVPLQFDLCNHIASGKKCQYVGNCSFAHSQEEREMWTYMKENGIQDMEQLYEMWLKSQKPEKGEDQAAQANKENGKQIHMPTDYAEVTVDFHCWMCGKNCNSEKQWQGHISSEKHKEKVFHTEDDQNRWQHRFPTGCFSICERYMSGLCAEGNNCKFAHGPAELREWEERKQVLRMKFSKARKDHLIAPNDNDFGKYSFLFKDLN; encoded by the exons ATGTCCAATGTTTCCGTGGACAGAAGCGCCAGGCTGCAGGAGATCCGGAAGGGGCTGCAGTTCATACA GTCTACTTTACCCTACCCAGGGACTCACGAACAATATGAG GTTTTCATCCGAGAGCTTGTTAAAAATCTCTTTAACGAAGGGAACGATGCTTACCGAGAAGGCAACTGGGAAGGATCGCTGAGCCACTACTCAGAAGCTCTAAACATAGCCGATTATGCCTCTTCTGAAGGAATCCACATTTCTAATGAAATATTAGAGAAGCTGCGTGTAAATCGCATAGTATGTTATTCAAAGAAG GGGCAGCATGACAGAGTTCTAGAGGACTGTGGGGTCGTTTTAAAGctgaatgaaaataatttcagagCTCTCTACCGGAAATCCAAAGCCTTAAAAGAACTAGGAAGATACAAGGAGGCTTACGATGCTGTTGCTAAATGTTCCCTTGCAGTGCCGCAG GATGAAAGTGTAATAAAACTGACTCAAGAACTTGCTCAGAAGCTTGGACTGAAGATCCGAAAAGCCTACGTTCGGGCAAAA CCTTCCCCAAACCCTATTTCTGGAGAAGCATCGAGTAAG GTTTCACATACTTCTATAGAAGATATTGAATCAG atttttctgGTTGGAAGGAGAAGggcctttcttcctcctcatcccccACTCCTTCTAGCTTTGCCCCTGAGCTGCCGGGCAACCTGGCTGCCTTACCATCGGTGTCTCTGGCTGGCCTCTCTGCAGAGAAGGGCTGCCTCTCTGCTCCTTCCCTGGCTAACGGAGGACCTTTCCCTCTCCCTGAAGGCTGCTTGGACTGCGGGGATGGCGACGACATCCTTGGGGATGAGATAGATGAATTGCTTGACTCCGTTTCAGATCCTGGGGAGAGCATCATG TCCAGCACGGTCGTCCGAGGAGCCCTCCCGACAGCTGCCATCACCCCCAGCATCCCTTTCTCAGCCCCTTTGCTTGGGACGTTGTCGGTCGGGCCGGGTTTTGTCTCTGCGGGCTCTTATTCAGAAATGTATTCCTCCCAGCCCTTGGTTTCTGTCCTGGACACCTTCTGCTCCTCCTTAAGTAGCTTCTCAATTGGTGACTCTAAAAGAG ATATAACCAGTTCTCTTTCTAGAGATGTCAGCTCAGCGTTAAACAGTAGTTCTCCTCTCCGACTT ATGAATGGGCCTACGAGTTTGTTTGGGTCTGAGAACTACATTGGGATTTCAAGTCCACCTCGAAATGACTATTCCAGTGTCTTTGACGGTGGGCTTGCTAATGCGCCCATGTCAACAACGACACCTTTAGTCGCATGGAATCCCCTGGAAGCCACCCATGAGTTGAGACAGGCCTGCCAGACATGCTTTGTCAAGAAAG ATCTAAAACTATGGGAATACACTTACAACCCCACCTTAGAGCACCTGTGTAAGAAGGATATCCTCATAGGTAAAATAAAGAATTCTGAAGATAAGTCGTGGAAGAAAATAAGGCCAAGGCCAACGAAGACACAGTACGTGGGGCCATATTATATATGCAAAG ACGTTGCTGCCGGCGAGGAGTGTAGGTATTCTGGCCATTGTACCTTTGCCTATTGCCAAGAGGAGATCGACGTCTGGACCTTGGAGCGCAAGGGGGCCTTCAGCCGGGAAGCCCTGTTCGAAGGCAACGGAGAGATCAGCTTGACCGTCTCTCGGCTCCTTCAGGAGCATCATGGCCTCTTCATGTTCCTTTGCGAG AAATGTTTTGAGCATAAACCCAGAATAATCAGCAAAAGGAATAAGGATAACTCTTCTACCTGTTCTCATCCTGCTATGCATGACTTCGAAGACAACAA GTGCCTTGTCCACATTTTGCGAGAAACAACAGTGAAGTATTCCAAGATCCGGCCTTTTCATTCCCAGAGCCAGCTAGACCTGTGTAGGCATGAAGTCCGCTATGGCTGCTCACGGGATGATGAGTGTTTCTATGCCCACAGTCTTGTGGAGCTCCAGGTCTGGATGATGCAGAATAAGACAG GTATTTCTCATGAGGCTATTGTTCAAGAATCAAAAAAGTATTGGCAGAACATGGAGTCTAATGCACTTGGAGCGCAG ATTCTCAGCAACCAAGCGAAGCACGGATCTCTGAACCTGAAAATGAAGTTTGTGTGCGCACAGTGCTGGAGAAACGGCCAAGTTAGTGAGCCAGACAAAAACAAGAAGTACTGCAGCGCAAAAGCAAGGCATCC GTGGACCAAAGATCGCCGGGTGATGCTGGTCATGTCCAACGAACGGAAGAAGTGGAACACCATCCGCCCGCTTCCCACAAAGAAGCAAGTGCCTTTGCAGTTTGAT TTGTGTAATCATATTGCATCAGGCAAGAAATGTCAATACGTTGGGAATTGCTCCTTTGCCCACAGTCAAGAAGAGCGGGAAATGTGGACTTATATGAAGGAGAATGGCA TTCAAGACATGGAACAGCTCTATGAAATGTGGCTGAAGAGCCAGAAGCCAGAAAAGGGGGAGGATCAAGCTGCTCAAGCCAACAAGGAGAATGGGAAGCAAATCCACATGCCAACAGATTATGCCGAGGTTACG GTCGACTTCCACTGCTGGATGTGCGGGAAGAATTGTAACAGCGAGAAACAGTGGCAAGGGCATATCTCCTCGGAAAAGCATAAAGAGAAAGTATTCCACACGGAGGACGACCAAAACCGTTGGCAGCATCGTTTCCCAACAGGCTGTTTCAGCATTTGTGAAAG ATATATGTCCGGTTTGTGTGCCGAAGGCAACAACTGTAAGTTTGCCCACGGTCCGGCCGAGCTCCGCGAATGGGAGGAGCGGAAGCAGGTGCTAAGGATGAAGTtcagcaaagccaggaaggacCACTTGATCGCTCCCAACGATAATGACTTTGGAAAATATAGTTTTTTGTTTAAAGATTTAAACTAA
- the ZC3H7A gene encoding zinc finger CCCH domain-containing protein 7A isoform X4, with protein MSNVSVDRSARLQEIRKGLQFIQSTLPYPGTHEQYEVFIRELVKNLFNEGNDAYREGNWEGSLSHYSEALNIADYASSEGIHISNEILEKLRVNRIVCYSKKGQHDRVLEDCGVVLKLNENNFRALYRKSKALKELGRYKEAYDAVAKCSLAVPQDESVIKLTQELAQKLGLKIRKAYVRAKVSHTSIEDIESGCLDCGDGDDILGDEIDELLDSVSDPGESIMSSTVVRGALPTAAITPSIPFSAPLLGTLSVGPGFVSAGSYSEMYSSQPLVSVLDTFCSSLSSFSIGDSKRDITSSLSRDVSSALNSSSPLRLMNGPTSLFGSENYIGISSPPRNDYSSVFDGGLANAPMSTTTPLVAWNPLEATHELRQACQTCFVKKDLKLWEYTYNPTLEHLCKKDILIGKIKNSEDKSWKKIRPRPTKTQYVGPYYICKDVAAGEECRYSGHCTFAYCQEEIDVWTLERKGAFSREALFEGNGEISLTVSRLLQEHHGLFMFLCEKCFEHKPRIISKRNKDNSSTCSHPAMHDFEDNKCLVHILRETTVKYSKIRPFHSQSQLDLCRHEVRYGCSRDDECFYAHSLVELQVWMMQNKTGISHEAIVQESKKYWQNMESNALGAQILSNQAKHGSLNLKMKFVCAQCWRNGQVSEPDKNKKYCSAKARHPWTKDRRVMLVMSNERKKWNTIRPLPTKKQVPLQFDLCNHIASGKKCQYVGNCSFAHSQEEREMWTYMKENGIQDMEQLYEMWLKSQKPEKGEDQAAQANKENGKQIHMPTDYAEVTVDFHCWMCGKNCNSEKQWQGHISSEKHKEKVFHTEDDQNRWQHRFPTGCFSICERYMSGLCAEGNNCKFAHGPAELREWEERKQVLRMKFSKARKDHLIAPNDNDFGKYSFLFKDLN; from the exons ATGTCCAATGTTTCCGTGGACAGAAGCGCCAGGCTGCAGGAGATCCGGAAGGGGCTGCAGTTCATACA GTCTACTTTACCCTACCCAGGGACTCACGAACAATATGAG GTTTTCATCCGAGAGCTTGTTAAAAATCTCTTTAACGAAGGGAACGATGCTTACCGAGAAGGCAACTGGGAAGGATCGCTGAGCCACTACTCAGAAGCTCTAAACATAGCCGATTATGCCTCTTCTGAAGGAATCCACATTTCTAATGAAATATTAGAGAAGCTGCGTGTAAATCGCATAGTATGTTATTCAAAGAAG GGGCAGCATGACAGAGTTCTAGAGGACTGTGGGGTCGTTTTAAAGctgaatgaaaataatttcagagCTCTCTACCGGAAATCCAAAGCCTTAAAAGAACTAGGAAGATACAAGGAGGCTTACGATGCTGTTGCTAAATGTTCCCTTGCAGTGCCGCAG GATGAAAGTGTAATAAAACTGACTCAAGAACTTGCTCAGAAGCTTGGACTGAAGATCCGAAAAGCCTACGTTCGGGCAAAA GTTTCACATACTTCTATAGAAGATATTGAATCAG GCTGCTTGGACTGCGGGGATGGCGACGACATCCTTGGGGATGAGATAGATGAATTGCTTGACTCCGTTTCAGATCCTGGGGAGAGCATCATG TCCAGCACGGTCGTCCGAGGAGCCCTCCCGACAGCTGCCATCACCCCCAGCATCCCTTTCTCAGCCCCTTTGCTTGGGACGTTGTCGGTCGGGCCGGGTTTTGTCTCTGCGGGCTCTTATTCAGAAATGTATTCCTCCCAGCCCTTGGTTTCTGTCCTGGACACCTTCTGCTCCTCCTTAAGTAGCTTCTCAATTGGTGACTCTAAAAGAG ATATAACCAGTTCTCTTTCTAGAGATGTCAGCTCAGCGTTAAACAGTAGTTCTCCTCTCCGACTT ATGAATGGGCCTACGAGTTTGTTTGGGTCTGAGAACTACATTGGGATTTCAAGTCCACCTCGAAATGACTATTCCAGTGTCTTTGACGGTGGGCTTGCTAATGCGCCCATGTCAACAACGACACCTTTAGTCGCATGGAATCCCCTGGAAGCCACCCATGAGTTGAGACAGGCCTGCCAGACATGCTTTGTCAAGAAAG ATCTAAAACTATGGGAATACACTTACAACCCCACCTTAGAGCACCTGTGTAAGAAGGATATCCTCATAGGTAAAATAAAGAATTCTGAAGATAAGTCGTGGAAGAAAATAAGGCCAAGGCCAACGAAGACACAGTACGTGGGGCCATATTATATATGCAAAG ACGTTGCTGCCGGCGAGGAGTGTAGGTATTCTGGCCATTGTACCTTTGCCTATTGCCAAGAGGAGATCGACGTCTGGACCTTGGAGCGCAAGGGGGCCTTCAGCCGGGAAGCCCTGTTCGAAGGCAACGGAGAGATCAGCTTGACCGTCTCTCGGCTCCTTCAGGAGCATCATGGCCTCTTCATGTTCCTTTGCGAG AAATGTTTTGAGCATAAACCCAGAATAATCAGCAAAAGGAATAAGGATAACTCTTCTACCTGTTCTCATCCTGCTATGCATGACTTCGAAGACAACAA GTGCCTTGTCCACATTTTGCGAGAAACAACAGTGAAGTATTCCAAGATCCGGCCTTTTCATTCCCAGAGCCAGCTAGACCTGTGTAGGCATGAAGTCCGCTATGGCTGCTCACGGGATGATGAGTGTTTCTATGCCCACAGTCTTGTGGAGCTCCAGGTCTGGATGATGCAGAATAAGACAG GTATTTCTCATGAGGCTATTGTTCAAGAATCAAAAAAGTATTGGCAGAACATGGAGTCTAATGCACTTGGAGCGCAG ATTCTCAGCAACCAAGCGAAGCACGGATCTCTGAACCTGAAAATGAAGTTTGTGTGCGCACAGTGCTGGAGAAACGGCCAAGTTAGTGAGCCAGACAAAAACAAGAAGTACTGCAGCGCAAAAGCAAGGCATCC GTGGACCAAAGATCGCCGGGTGATGCTGGTCATGTCCAACGAACGGAAGAAGTGGAACACCATCCGCCCGCTTCCCACAAAGAAGCAAGTGCCTTTGCAGTTTGAT TTGTGTAATCATATTGCATCAGGCAAGAAATGTCAATACGTTGGGAATTGCTCCTTTGCCCACAGTCAAGAAGAGCGGGAAATGTGGACTTATATGAAGGAGAATGGCA TTCAAGACATGGAACAGCTCTATGAAATGTGGCTGAAGAGCCAGAAGCCAGAAAAGGGGGAGGATCAAGCTGCTCAAGCCAACAAGGAGAATGGGAAGCAAATCCACATGCCAACAGATTATGCCGAGGTTACG GTCGACTTCCACTGCTGGATGTGCGGGAAGAATTGTAACAGCGAGAAACAGTGGCAAGGGCATATCTCCTCGGAAAAGCATAAAGAGAAAGTATTCCACACGGAGGACGACCAAAACCGTTGGCAGCATCGTTTCCCAACAGGCTGTTTCAGCATTTGTGAAAG ATATATGTCCGGTTTGTGTGCCGAAGGCAACAACTGTAAGTTTGCCCACGGTCCGGCCGAGCTCCGCGAATGGGAGGAGCGGAAGCAGGTGCTAAGGATGAAGTtcagcaaagccaggaaggacCACTTGATCGCTCCCAACGATAATGACTTTGGAAAATATAGTTTTTTGTTTAAAGATTTAAACTAA
- the ZC3H7A gene encoding zinc finger CCCH domain-containing protein 7A isoform X3, which translates to MSNVSVDRSARLQEIRKGLQFIQSTLPYPGTHEQYEVFIRELVKNLFNEGNDAYREGNWEGSLSHYSEALNIADYASSEGIHISNEILEKLRVNRIVCYSKKGQHDRVLEDCGVVLKLNENNFRALYRKSKALKELGRYKEAYDAVAKCSLAVPQDESVIKLTQELAQKLGLKIRKAYVRAKPSPNPISGEASSKVSHTSIEDIESGCLDCGDGDDILGDEIDELLDSVSDPGESIMSSTVVRGALPTAAITPSIPFSAPLLGTLSVGPGFVSAGSYSEMYSSQPLVSVLDTFCSSLSSFSIGDSKRDITSSLSRDVSSALNSSSPLRLMNGPTSLFGSENYIGISSPPRNDYSSVFDGGLANAPMSTTTPLVAWNPLEATHELRQACQTCFVKKDLKLWEYTYNPTLEHLCKKDILIGKIKNSEDKSWKKIRPRPTKTQYVGPYYICKDVAAGEECRYSGHCTFAYCQEEIDVWTLERKGAFSREALFEGNGEISLTVSRLLQEHHGLFMFLCEKCFEHKPRIISKRNKDNSSTCSHPAMHDFEDNKCLVHILRETTVKYSKIRPFHSQSQLDLCRHEVRYGCSRDDECFYAHSLVELQVWMMQNKTGISHEAIVQESKKYWQNMESNALGAQILSNQAKHGSLNLKMKFVCAQCWRNGQVSEPDKNKKYCSAKARHPWTKDRRVMLVMSNERKKWNTIRPLPTKKQVPLQFDLCNHIASGKKCQYVGNCSFAHSQEEREMWTYMKENGIQDMEQLYEMWLKSQKPEKGEDQAAQANKENGKQIHMPTDYAEVTVDFHCWMCGKNCNSEKQWQGHISSEKHKEKVFHTEDDQNRWQHRFPTGCFSICERYMSGLCAEGNNCKFAHGPAELREWEERKQVLRMKFSKARKDHLIAPNDNDFGKYSFLFKDLN; encoded by the exons ATGTCCAATGTTTCCGTGGACAGAAGCGCCAGGCTGCAGGAGATCCGGAAGGGGCTGCAGTTCATACA GTCTACTTTACCCTACCCAGGGACTCACGAACAATATGAG GTTTTCATCCGAGAGCTTGTTAAAAATCTCTTTAACGAAGGGAACGATGCTTACCGAGAAGGCAACTGGGAAGGATCGCTGAGCCACTACTCAGAAGCTCTAAACATAGCCGATTATGCCTCTTCTGAAGGAATCCACATTTCTAATGAAATATTAGAGAAGCTGCGTGTAAATCGCATAGTATGTTATTCAAAGAAG GGGCAGCATGACAGAGTTCTAGAGGACTGTGGGGTCGTTTTAAAGctgaatgaaaataatttcagagCTCTCTACCGGAAATCCAAAGCCTTAAAAGAACTAGGAAGATACAAGGAGGCTTACGATGCTGTTGCTAAATGTTCCCTTGCAGTGCCGCAG GATGAAAGTGTAATAAAACTGACTCAAGAACTTGCTCAGAAGCTTGGACTGAAGATCCGAAAAGCCTACGTTCGGGCAAAA CCTTCCCCAAACCCTATTTCTGGAGAAGCATCGAGTAAG GTTTCACATACTTCTATAGAAGATATTGAATCAG GCTGCTTGGACTGCGGGGATGGCGACGACATCCTTGGGGATGAGATAGATGAATTGCTTGACTCCGTTTCAGATCCTGGGGAGAGCATCATG TCCAGCACGGTCGTCCGAGGAGCCCTCCCGACAGCTGCCATCACCCCCAGCATCCCTTTCTCAGCCCCTTTGCTTGGGACGTTGTCGGTCGGGCCGGGTTTTGTCTCTGCGGGCTCTTATTCAGAAATGTATTCCTCCCAGCCCTTGGTTTCTGTCCTGGACACCTTCTGCTCCTCCTTAAGTAGCTTCTCAATTGGTGACTCTAAAAGAG ATATAACCAGTTCTCTTTCTAGAGATGTCAGCTCAGCGTTAAACAGTAGTTCTCCTCTCCGACTT ATGAATGGGCCTACGAGTTTGTTTGGGTCTGAGAACTACATTGGGATTTCAAGTCCACCTCGAAATGACTATTCCAGTGTCTTTGACGGTGGGCTTGCTAATGCGCCCATGTCAACAACGACACCTTTAGTCGCATGGAATCCCCTGGAAGCCACCCATGAGTTGAGACAGGCCTGCCAGACATGCTTTGTCAAGAAAG ATCTAAAACTATGGGAATACACTTACAACCCCACCTTAGAGCACCTGTGTAAGAAGGATATCCTCATAGGTAAAATAAAGAATTCTGAAGATAAGTCGTGGAAGAAAATAAGGCCAAGGCCAACGAAGACACAGTACGTGGGGCCATATTATATATGCAAAG ACGTTGCTGCCGGCGAGGAGTGTAGGTATTCTGGCCATTGTACCTTTGCCTATTGCCAAGAGGAGATCGACGTCTGGACCTTGGAGCGCAAGGGGGCCTTCAGCCGGGAAGCCCTGTTCGAAGGCAACGGAGAGATCAGCTTGACCGTCTCTCGGCTCCTTCAGGAGCATCATGGCCTCTTCATGTTCCTTTGCGAG AAATGTTTTGAGCATAAACCCAGAATAATCAGCAAAAGGAATAAGGATAACTCTTCTACCTGTTCTCATCCTGCTATGCATGACTTCGAAGACAACAA GTGCCTTGTCCACATTTTGCGAGAAACAACAGTGAAGTATTCCAAGATCCGGCCTTTTCATTCCCAGAGCCAGCTAGACCTGTGTAGGCATGAAGTCCGCTATGGCTGCTCACGGGATGATGAGTGTTTCTATGCCCACAGTCTTGTGGAGCTCCAGGTCTGGATGATGCAGAATAAGACAG GTATTTCTCATGAGGCTATTGTTCAAGAATCAAAAAAGTATTGGCAGAACATGGAGTCTAATGCACTTGGAGCGCAG ATTCTCAGCAACCAAGCGAAGCACGGATCTCTGAACCTGAAAATGAAGTTTGTGTGCGCACAGTGCTGGAGAAACGGCCAAGTTAGTGAGCCAGACAAAAACAAGAAGTACTGCAGCGCAAAAGCAAGGCATCC GTGGACCAAAGATCGCCGGGTGATGCTGGTCATGTCCAACGAACGGAAGAAGTGGAACACCATCCGCCCGCTTCCCACAAAGAAGCAAGTGCCTTTGCAGTTTGAT TTGTGTAATCATATTGCATCAGGCAAGAAATGTCAATACGTTGGGAATTGCTCCTTTGCCCACAGTCAAGAAGAGCGGGAAATGTGGACTTATATGAAGGAGAATGGCA TTCAAGACATGGAACAGCTCTATGAAATGTGGCTGAAGAGCCAGAAGCCAGAAAAGGGGGAGGATCAAGCTGCTCAAGCCAACAAGGAGAATGGGAAGCAAATCCACATGCCAACAGATTATGCCGAGGTTACG GTCGACTTCCACTGCTGGATGTGCGGGAAGAATTGTAACAGCGAGAAACAGTGGCAAGGGCATATCTCCTCGGAAAAGCATAAAGAGAAAGTATTCCACACGGAGGACGACCAAAACCGTTGGCAGCATCGTTTCCCAACAGGCTGTTTCAGCATTTGTGAAAG ATATATGTCCGGTTTGTGTGCCGAAGGCAACAACTGTAAGTTTGCCCACGGTCCGGCCGAGCTCCGCGAATGGGAGGAGCGGAAGCAGGTGCTAAGGATGAAGTtcagcaaagccaggaaggacCACTTGATCGCTCCCAACGATAATGACTTTGGAAAATATAGTTTTTTGTTTAAAGATTTAAACTAA